From one Alicyclobacillus acidocaldarius subsp. acidocaldarius Tc-4-1 genomic stretch:
- a CDS encoding GntR family transcriptional regulator, whose product MGNGDVGMASPAKYVMVKEQIREWIRTGKVKPGQKIYSENELIKMFRVSRHTIRQAVGDLVHEGLLYREQGAGTFCAFPQEERASGESQEARKYIGVITTYISDYIFPSIIRGIESYVTNKGYSLILACTYNNLSKEAQCLESMLQRPIAGLIVEPTESSTYNPNIRYYLELEQRKIPYVMINQYYPQLDPPHIIMDDKKGGWMATHHLLELGHRKLMGIFKTDDLQGVYRMQGFMDACREAGVSVKPEWLITYRTEELGEEVVRRVRGELEREEERPTGIVCYNDQLAVKVLDVLRELGIRVPEEMSLVGYDDSYLAEATEIKLTTVEHPKTQMGLDAAKWVMRAIERGKRDGEEPGSIVYEPKLVIRSSTAPVAVGTA is encoded by the coding sequence ATGGGAAATGGTGATGTGGGCATGGCTTCTCCCGCCAAATACGTGATGGTCAAAGAGCAAATCCGGGAGTGGATCCGCACGGGGAAGGTGAAACCCGGGCAGAAGATCTACTCGGAAAATGAACTCATCAAGATGTTCCGCGTCAGCCGGCATACCATCCGGCAAGCGGTGGGGGACCTCGTGCACGAGGGACTTTTGTACCGGGAGCAAGGTGCCGGGACGTTCTGCGCCTTTCCGCAGGAGGAGCGGGCGTCGGGAGAGAGCCAGGAGGCGCGAAAGTATATCGGCGTGATCACGACGTACATCTCGGACTACATCTTTCCGAGTATCATCCGCGGCATTGAGTCGTACGTGACGAACAAAGGGTACTCGCTGATTCTGGCGTGCACGTACAACAATCTGTCCAAAGAGGCGCAGTGCCTCGAGTCGATGTTGCAGCGGCCGATAGCGGGGCTGATTGTGGAGCCGACGGAGTCGAGTACGTACAATCCGAACATCCGGTACTACCTGGAGCTGGAGCAGCGAAAGATCCCGTATGTGATGATCAACCAGTACTATCCGCAGCTCGACCCGCCGCACATCATCATGGACGACAAGAAGGGCGGCTGGATGGCGACGCACCACCTCTTGGAGCTTGGGCATCGGAAGTTGATGGGGATCTTCAAGACGGACGACTTGCAGGGCGTGTACCGGATGCAGGGGTTCATGGACGCGTGCCGGGAGGCGGGCGTGTCGGTAAAGCCGGAGTGGCTCATCACGTACCGGACGGAGGAGTTGGGCGAGGAGGTTGTGCGTCGGGTGCGAGGGGAGTTGGAGCGCGAGGAGGAGCGGCCGACGGGGATTGTGTGCTACAACGACCAGTTGGCGGTGAAGGTGCTGGACGTGCTGCGAGAGCTTGGGATCCGGGTGCCGGAGGAGATGTCGCTGGTGGGATATGACGACTCGTATCTGGCGGAGGCGACGGAGATCAAGCTGACGACGGTGGAGCATCCGAAGACGCAGATGGGGCTGGACGCGGCGAAGTGGGTGATGCGTGCCATCGAGCGTGGGAAGCGTGATGGAGAGGAACCGGGGTCTATCGTGTATGAGCCCAAGCTGGTGATTCGAAGTTCGACGGCACCGGTGGCCGTCGGCACCGCGTGA